The following coding sequences lie in one Zingiber officinale cultivar Zhangliang chromosome 2B, Zo_v1.1, whole genome shotgun sequence genomic window:
- the LOC122048395 gene encoding ethylene-responsive transcription factor ERF018-like, whose amino-acid sequence MKPESDKAVAAAAAEKQRRRRSRRAEEQRRGSSGEVRYLGVRKRHWGKWVSEIRLPRSRKRIWLGSYDAPEKAARAFDAAAFCLRGAAARLNFPDQLPAEFTTAAASQEQIQAAAARHASNQPQSVMEETSPASPALVGEEFLFAHDNFWCELHPMAAGNQRLERPAAAVAEDLEATPDNQEKPAPEKLMEVRDDFYPFAYEDFFSDEFFPVAAQPPDCNGDRIEIFDEFPTLWSF is encoded by the coding sequence ATGAAGCCCGAGAGCGACAaggcggtggcggcggcggcggcggagaaacagaggaggaggaggagtaggAGAGCGGAGGAACAGAGGAGGGGCAGCTCCGGCGAGGTACGGTACTTGGGAGTGAGGAAGAGGCACTGGGGGAAGTGGGTGTCTGAGATCCGCCTCCCGCGGAGCCGGAAGAGGATATGGCTCGGTTCTTACGACGCGCCGGAGAAGGCTGCGCGGGCCTTCGACGCGGCCGCGTTCTGTCTCCGCGGCGCCGCCGCTCGGCTCAACTTCCCCGACCAACTCCCGGCCGAATTCACGACGGcggcagcgtcgcaggagcaaaTTCAGGCCGCCGCGGCGCGGCACGCCAGCAATCAGCCCCAGTCGGTGATGGAAGAGACCTCGCCGGCTTCGCCGGCTCTTGTCGGCGAGGAATTCCTTTTTGCGCACGACAACTTCTGGTGCGAATTACATCCGATGGCTGCGGGGAACCAACGCCTTGAGCGGCCGGCGGCAGCAGTGGCGGAGGACCTGGAGGCGACGCCGGATAACCAGGAGAAGCCGGCGCCGGAGAAGTTAATGGAAGTGCGTGATGATTTTTACCCTTTCGCGTACGAGGACTTCTTCTCCGATGAGTTTTTTCCGGTGGCGGCGCAGCCGCCGGATTGCAACGGGGATCGGATTGAGATTTTTGATGAATTCCCAACCCTTTGGAGTTTCTAG